One genomic segment of Streptomyces sp. TLI_146 includes these proteins:
- a CDS encoding sensor histidine kinase — protein sequence MSPWQQQPGHQLTRHRVLRWNLAGWILFGLLPPAIAVLDASPARQCWMLGLLALIALCHTVVLTRAHNRVLSPRTYLAVLALVLGATSYLLDGGAAFYVVSLPQFWLFTRTPADAIRLSGAAAALTVFGGTLGQGWSPQFLTGNSVFTVIAYAAGVGLGLGVHRFVGQSNERQERLTAELALAQEELAAAYQRQGAAEERERLAREIHDTLAQGFASIVVLAEAARAATVSDPARCAEQLTSIEQTARENLAEARVLVGSAPVSGVAAGSLATTLRRTLDRFVQDTGLTITAELPDIDLDQRTRVALLRCTQESLANVRKHSGASSVGVVLSEYEGGVELEITDDGCGFVVKEAQGFGLDGMSRRLAELDGELAVTSSLGDGTRVLASLPTHSQD from the coding sequence GTGAGTCCGTGGCAGCAGCAGCCGGGTCACCAGCTCACCCGGCACCGTGTCCTCCGCTGGAACCTGGCAGGCTGGATCCTGTTCGGTCTGCTGCCCCCGGCCATCGCCGTGCTCGACGCGTCGCCGGCCCGACAGTGCTGGATGCTCGGCCTGCTCGCCCTGATCGCGCTGTGTCACACCGTCGTTCTCACCAGAGCGCACAACCGCGTCCTGTCTCCCCGTACCTACCTCGCCGTCCTCGCCCTCGTCCTCGGCGCGACCTCCTACCTGCTGGACGGCGGGGCCGCCTTCTACGTGGTGTCCCTGCCGCAGTTCTGGCTCTTCACCCGCACCCCGGCGGACGCGATCAGGCTCAGCGGAGCCGCCGCGGCCCTCACCGTGTTCGGCGGCACGCTCGGCCAGGGCTGGAGCCCTCAATTCCTCACGGGGAACTCGGTGTTCACCGTCATCGCCTACGCCGCAGGAGTGGGGCTGGGGCTGGGGGTGCACCGCTTCGTCGGCCAGAGCAATGAGCGGCAGGAGCGACTGACCGCCGAACTGGCATTGGCCCAGGAGGAGTTGGCGGCCGCGTATCAACGGCAGGGCGCGGCCGAGGAACGCGAAAGGCTCGCCCGGGAGATCCACGACACCCTCGCCCAGGGCTTCGCCTCCATCGTGGTGCTCGCGGAGGCCGCCCGCGCCGCCACCGTCAGCGACCCCGCGCGCTGCGCCGAGCAGCTCACCTCCATCGAGCAGACCGCGCGAGAGAACCTGGCCGAGGCCCGGGTCCTCGTCGGCTCCGCCCCTGTGAGCGGCGTCGCGGCCGGCTCCCTGGCCACCACCCTGCGCCGGACCCTGGACCGTTTCGTCCAGGACACCGGCCTCACGATCACCGCCGAACTGCCCGACATCGACCTGGACCAACGCACCCGCGTCGCCCTGCTGCGCTGTACACAGGAGTCCCTCGCCAACGTGCGCAAGCACTCGGGTGCCTCCAGCGTAGGCGTCGTCCTCTCCGAGTACGAGGGCGGTGTCGAACTGGAGATCACCGACGACGGCTGCGGCTTCGTCGTCAAGGAGGCCCAGGGCTTCGGCCTCGACGGCATGAGCCGACGGCTGGCCGAACTCGACGGAGAACTCGCCGTCACCAGCTCCCTCGGGGACGGCACCCGTGTCCTCGCCAGCCTTCCCACACACAGTCAGGACTGA
- a CDS encoding MMPL family transporter yields the protein MKNLPVRMARWSAARPWRGIVGWFVFVVLCLGIGISVGTNAATTEDFRIGEAGRGEAIAAEGGLQQRPVEHVLITAKPGTGNLDIAAADSAAADIAARMAKLPEVLHVADPVRSAGNTAVQVTVTLKGPELEGKKHVDALIGQTAVVQRAHPGLRVEETGSPSISKGVEKLRGDDLSRTEVIALPVTLITLLLVFSSVAMALVPLLLALSSIAAAVGLSMVASHVFPDAGVGTNVILLIGLAVGVDYTLFYLKREREERARAGGRLSPQAVVELAAATSGRAVVLSGLAVAVSSATLYLADDVIFSSIATGAIVVTLVAVVSSLTVLPALLASMGMRAERRAERRAARGLAPRKQKTYKTGPGRLTAAVLRPVTKHPVATLAVTVAGLVALAAPLLGLKLTDMGRETHSRSIVAMQVYDRLNAAYPELKSMHQVLVRADADRTSEVTAALRELAADVKEDPRLSGASQLTVSPDKRISMLQLQVPHYVSSDEAQSSLKDIRDTYVPQTVGRVKGAETAVTGDVARYTDYPTHQEQKLPLIIGALLLVTFTMTVWAFRSVVLGLVGVVLNLLSAAASLGILVMVFQHTWAEGLVDFTSTGSIGSRVPLFLFVILFGLSMDYQVFVISRIREAALRGVPTRKAVIEGIGSSAGVVTSAAVVMVTVFASFAALHLIEMKQIGFSLAVAVLLDAFVIRMLVLPSLMLLLGEANWWPSRGVRRVRRSTEQAPLTLESVS from the coding sequence ATGAAGAACCTTCCTGTACGCATGGCTCGTTGGAGCGCCGCCCGTCCCTGGCGGGGCATTGTCGGCTGGTTCGTGTTCGTCGTCCTGTGCCTCGGTATCGGCATCTCGGTCGGTACCAACGCGGCGACCACCGAGGACTTCCGCATCGGAGAGGCGGGACGCGGCGAGGCGATCGCCGCGGAGGGCGGATTGCAGCAGCGCCCCGTCGAACACGTCCTGATCACCGCGAAGCCGGGGACCGGAAACCTCGACATCGCCGCGGCCGACTCGGCCGCCGCCGACATCGCCGCCCGGATGGCCAAGCTGCCCGAGGTGCTCCACGTGGCCGACCCGGTCCGCAGCGCGGGCAACACGGCGGTGCAGGTCACCGTCACCCTCAAGGGCCCGGAACTGGAGGGCAAGAAGCACGTCGACGCACTGATCGGGCAGACAGCGGTCGTGCAGAGGGCCCACCCCGGGCTGCGCGTCGAGGAGACCGGTTCCCCGTCCATCAGCAAGGGCGTCGAAAAGCTTCGCGGCGACGACCTCTCGCGCACCGAGGTGATCGCCCTGCCGGTCACCCTCATCACGTTGCTGCTGGTCTTCAGCTCCGTGGCGATGGCCCTTGTACCGCTGCTGCTCGCTCTGTCCTCCATCGCCGCGGCCGTCGGCCTGTCGATGGTGGCCTCGCACGTCTTCCCCGACGCGGGCGTCGGCACCAACGTCATCCTGCTCATCGGTCTCGCTGTCGGCGTCGACTACACGCTCTTCTACCTCAAGCGCGAACGCGAGGAGCGGGCCCGCGCCGGCGGCAGGCTGAGCCCGCAGGCCGTCGTCGAACTCGCCGCCGCCACGTCCGGACGGGCCGTCGTCCTCTCCGGTCTCGCCGTCGCCGTCTCCAGCGCCACCCTCTACCTCGCCGACGACGTCATCTTCTCGTCCATCGCCACCGGCGCGATCGTCGTCACCCTCGTCGCCGTCGTCAGCTCCCTGACCGTGCTGCCCGCCCTCCTCGCCAGCATGGGCATGCGGGCCGAACGCCGTGCCGAGCGCCGAGCGGCCCGCGGGCTCGCGCCCAGGAAGCAGAAGACGTACAAGACCGGACCCGGCCGTCTGACCGCCGCCGTGCTGCGCCCCGTCACCAAGCACCCCGTCGCCACGCTCGCGGTCACCGTTGCCGGGCTGGTCGCCCTCGCCGCCCCGCTCCTCGGCCTCAAGCTCACCGACATGGGCCGCGAGACGCACTCCCGCTCCATCGTCGCCATGCAGGTCTACGACCGGCTCAACGCGGCCTACCCGGAGTTGAAGTCCATGCACCAGGTCCTGGTCCGCGCCGACGCCGACCGTACGTCCGAGGTGACCGCCGCCCTGCGCGAACTCGCGGCCGACGTCAAGGAAGACCCGCGTCTGAGCGGCGCCTCCCAGCTGACCGTGTCGCCCGACAAGCGGATCAGCATGCTCCAACTGCAGGTCCCGCACTACGTCAGCAGCGACGAGGCCCAGTCCTCGCTCAAGGACATCCGCGACACGTACGTTCCGCAGACCGTCGGCCGGGTGAAGGGTGCCGAGACCGCGGTGACCGGTGACGTCGCCCGCTACACCGACTACCCGACCCACCAGGAACAGAAGCTGCCCCTCATCATCGGGGCACTGCTCCTGGTCACCTTCACCATGACCGTCTGGGCGTTCCGCTCCGTGGTCCTCGGCCTGGTCGGCGTCGTCCTCAACCTCCTCTCCGCCGCCGCCTCGCTCGGTATCCTCGTCATGGTCTTCCAGCACACCTGGGCCGAAGGCCTGGTCGACTTCACCTCCACCGGGTCGATCGGCTCGCGTGTCCCGCTGTTCCTCTTCGTGATCCTGTTCGGCCTCTCGATGGACTACCAGGTCTTCGTGATCAGCCGGATCCGGGAGGCGGCCCTGCGCGGGGTCCCGACCCGCAAGGCCGTGATCGAGGGCATCGGCAGCTCGGCGGGGGTGGTGACCAGTGCCGCCGTGGTCATGGTCACGGTCTTCGCCAGCTTCGCGGCGCTGCACCTCATCGAGATGAAGCAGATCGGCTTCAGCCTCGCGGTCGCCGTACTCCTGGACGCGTTCGTCATCCGCATGCTGGTCCTGCCGTCCCTGATGCTCCTGCTCGGCGAGGCCAACTGGTGGCCCTCGCGCGGAGTGCGCCGAGTCCGCCGCAGCACCGAACAGGCCCCCCTCACCCTGGAATCGGTAAGCTGA
- a CDS encoding cytosine permease — translation MSTTESPQTATAPLAPASQATKETLEDYTLRFAPRSYRRWTPMVVATTALGGIAYMADFSIGAGIGLAHGTGNALVAITVAAVVIFITGFPLAYYGARYNIDLDLITRGSGFGYYGSVLTSVIFASFTFIFFALEGSIMAQGLKLGLGLPLWLGYLVSTLMVIPLVIYGMKALSKLQVWTTPVWLLLMVAPLAYLISTDPGTVDRFLTYAGTDGHGGVNAASVLLGAGVCLSLIAQIGEQIDYLRFMPPKTEANKRTWWTAVVMAGPGWVVLGALKQAIGVFLAVYILAKAGPTSATEPIQQFRGAFGAMMPSWLVMPLAVALVVISQIKINVTNAYSGSLAWTNSFTRVTKHYPGRMLFVLLNLGFALALMEADMFSFLNDILGFYSNCAIAWIVTVATDIGINKYLLKLSPLQPEFRRGMLYAVNPVGVVAFVAASGLSIAMYFHALGDTLQPYSPVAAAVLAFVLTPLMAVATKGKYYLRRTDDGIEEPLLDAEGNPSPTTYDCHVCRQPYERPDLAACQTHDAHVCSLCLSTDKVGDHVLPAQPSAA, via the coding sequence ATGAGCACCACCGAGTCACCTCAGACAGCCACAGCGCCGCTCGCTCCTGCCAGCCAGGCGACCAAGGAGACCCTGGAGGACTACACCCTCCGCTTCGCGCCCCGCAGTTACCGCCGCTGGACCCCGATGGTGGTGGCGACCACGGCCCTCGGCGGCATCGCCTACATGGCCGACTTCTCCATCGGCGCCGGCATCGGCCTGGCCCACGGCACCGGCAACGCACTCGTGGCGATCACCGTGGCCGCCGTCGTCATCTTCATCACCGGCTTCCCCCTCGCCTACTACGGCGCCCGCTACAACATCGACCTGGACCTGATCACCCGCGGCTCGGGGTTCGGCTACTACGGCTCGGTCCTCACCAGCGTCATCTTCGCCAGCTTCACCTTCATCTTCTTCGCCCTCGAAGGCTCGATCATGGCCCAGGGCCTCAAGCTGGGCCTCGGACTCCCGCTCTGGCTGGGCTACCTGGTCTCCACACTGATGGTGATCCCGCTGGTGATCTACGGCATGAAGGCGCTCAGCAAGCTCCAGGTGTGGACCACCCCTGTGTGGCTGCTGCTGATGGTCGCCCCGCTGGCCTACCTCATCTCCACCGACCCGGGCACCGTCGACCGCTTCCTCACCTACGCGGGCACCGACGGCCACGGCGGTGTCAACGCCGCCTCCGTGCTCCTCGGCGCCGGCGTATGCCTCTCCCTCATCGCGCAGATCGGTGAGCAGATCGACTACCTGCGCTTCATGCCGCCCAAGACCGAGGCGAACAAGCGCACTTGGTGGACGGCGGTGGTCATGGCCGGACCCGGCTGGGTGGTGCTCGGCGCGCTCAAGCAGGCCATCGGCGTCTTCCTCGCCGTCTACATCCTGGCCAAGGCAGGCCCGACCTCGGCCACCGAACCGATCCAGCAGTTCCGTGGCGCCTTCGGCGCGATGATGCCGTCCTGGCTGGTCATGCCGCTGGCCGTGGCCCTCGTCGTGATCAGCCAGATCAAGATCAACGTGACCAACGCGTACTCCGGCTCACTCGCGTGGACCAACTCCTTCACCCGCGTCACCAAGCACTACCCCGGCCGCATGCTCTTCGTCCTGCTCAACCTGGGGTTCGCGCTCGCCCTGATGGAAGCCGACATGTTCAGCTTCCTCAACGACATCCTCGGCTTCTACTCGAACTGCGCGATCGCCTGGATCGTCACCGTCGCCACCGACATCGGCATCAACAAATACCTGCTGAAGCTCTCGCCGCTCCAGCCCGAGTTCCGCCGCGGCATGCTGTACGCCGTCAACCCGGTCGGAGTCGTGGCCTTCGTCGCAGCCTCCGGCCTGTCCATCGCGATGTACTTCCATGCCCTCGGCGACACCCTCCAGCCGTACTCCCCCGTCGCCGCGGCCGTCCTCGCCTTCGTCCTCACCCCGCTGATGGCCGTCGCGACCAAGGGCAAGTACTACCTGCGCCGCACCGACGACGGCATCGAGGAGCCGCTGCTCGACGCGGAGGGCAACCCGAGCCCGACGACGTACGACTGTCACGTCTGCCGCCAGCCGTACGAACGCCCCGACCTGGCGGCCTGCCAGACCCACGACGCGCACGTCTGCTCCCTGTGCCTGAGCACCGACAAGGTCGGCGACCACGTACTGCCCGCACAGCCGTCCGCCGCCTGA
- a CDS encoding VOC family protein — protein sequence MAIQRMDNVGIVVEDMDAAIAFFVELGMELEGRGQVEGLFADQCTGLDGVRCDIAMVKTPDGHSRLELAKYHSPAAIIVEPRNRPHNIVGTHRVMFAVDDIEDTVARLRPHGAELVGEIARFEDSYLLCYLRGPEGIIVGLAEQLG from the coding sequence ATGGCGATTCAGCGGATGGACAACGTCGGCATCGTCGTCGAGGACATGGACGCCGCCATCGCGTTCTTCGTGGAACTCGGTATGGAACTGGAGGGCAGGGGGCAGGTCGAGGGCCTCTTCGCCGACCAGTGCACCGGACTCGACGGCGTCCGCTGCGACATCGCGATGGTCAAGACCCCGGACGGTCACAGCCGGCTTGAACTGGCGAAGTACCACAGCCCCGCGGCCATCATCGTCGAGCCGCGCAACCGGCCGCACAACATCGTGGGCACGCACCGCGTCATGTTCGCCGTCGACGACATCGAGGACACCGTTGCCCGCCTGCGCCCTCACGGCGCCGAACTCGTCGGCGAGATCGCCCGGTTCGAGGACAGCTATCTGCTCTGCTACCTCCGCGGCCCGGAGGGCATCATCGTCGGACTGGCCGAGCAACTGGGCTGA
- a CDS encoding PPOX class F420-dependent oxidoreductase gives MSVTFNEETRKLLDGRNFATVATLNRDGGPQTSVVWIARDGDAVLFSTTAGRQKARNLARDPRISLTVFDTANPYQSIDIRGTAELIEDREKSLPRELSHKYLGEDPPAEPEEILRLVVRVTPQKVTGFSL, from the coding sequence GTGTCAGTGACGTTCAACGAGGAGACGCGCAAACTGCTGGACGGCAGGAACTTCGCCACCGTCGCGACCCTGAACCGGGACGGCGGGCCGCAGACCTCGGTGGTCTGGATCGCACGGGACGGAGACGCCGTGCTGTTCTCCACCACGGCGGGGCGGCAGAAGGCGCGCAACCTCGCCCGGGACCCACGGATCAGCCTCACCGTCTTCGACACCGCGAACCCGTACCAGTCCATAGACATCCGCGGCACGGCCGAACTGATCGAAGACCGGGAGAAGTCGCTGCCGCGCGAGCTCTCTCATAAGTACCTCGGCGAGGACCCGCCGGCCGAACCGGAAGAGATTCTACGGCTCGTCGTCCGAGTGACGCCGCAGAAGGTCACCGGCTTCTCTCTCTGA
- a CDS encoding OsmC family protein has protein sequence MTSDLLRSVSVERTGLGRFTATNARGGTVDFGTGSGADFTPVELLLAAIGGCTAADVDVATSRHAEPGTFRVTVTGNKVEDESGNRLTDLEVTFTVDFPEGELGDRARAILPRAVKTSHDRLCTVSRTIEAGTPVAVTVTDV, from the coding sequence ATGACTTCCGACTTGCTGCGATCCGTCAGCGTGGAGCGGACCGGGCTCGGCCGATTCACCGCGACCAACGCCCGTGGGGGCACGGTGGACTTCGGTACCGGCTCGGGCGCGGACTTCACCCCGGTCGAGCTCCTCCTGGCCGCGATCGGCGGCTGCACCGCCGCTGACGTGGACGTCGCCACCAGCCGCCACGCGGAACCCGGCACCTTTCGTGTGACGGTGACCGGCAACAAGGTTGAGGACGAGTCCGGCAACCGGTTGACCGACCTTGAGGTCACCTTCACCGTCGATTTCCCCGAGGGGGAGTTGGGTGACCGCGCCCGGGCGATCCTTCCCCGAGCGGTCAAGACGTCCCACGACCGGCTCTGTACGGTCAGCCGCACGATTGAGGCCGGCACGCCGGTCGCTGTCACCGTCACCGACGTCTGA
- a CDS encoding MFS transporter: MTTTPARTFTTKRTPDTRSVLREAAFLRLWSATTASGLATWALPFVLGLAVLDRTITAATLGLLLAARTTGFLLAVTIGGVLADRYSRRAVVAWAGLAAAAATPLLAWGLGRSPVLTAGAALVAGAGQGACRPAFQALTAEVVGAERRQQANAAMTLAVRATTLGGPSLTALLALWLDTRTLLLAIGALWLVAALVPGPGAPRSATRTAEGSSFLGEFTEGLREARRHPWFLAGLGALTTVIATGYSATGVALPLISRDRYGTQWVLAAAMTAYTLGALAGALLIARLRPRAPGWAALAGLGCYGFAPLSLVFDVPPAVVITAYVLAGLGIELFNVPWFTATQREVAPDKLARVSALDFLLSYGLAPAALALMAPAIDALGTRTVLAACAVLCFAAPATAALVPSSRDFSR, translated from the coding sequence GTGACCACCACACCCGCCCGGACGTTCACGACAAAGAGGACTCCAGATACCCGGTCCGTTCTGCGCGAGGCAGCCTTCCTCCGCCTCTGGTCCGCGACCACCGCCTCCGGGCTCGCCACCTGGGCACTGCCCTTCGTCCTCGGTCTCGCCGTACTGGACCGCACCATCACCGCCGCCACCCTCGGTCTGCTGCTCGCGGCGCGCACGACCGGGTTCCTCCTGGCCGTCACCATCGGCGGCGTCCTCGCCGACCGGTACTCCCGCCGGGCGGTGGTGGCCTGGGCCGGACTCGCCGCAGCCGCCGCAACACCGCTGCTCGCCTGGGGCCTGGGCCGCTCCCCGGTGCTCACGGCGGGAGCGGCTCTGGTGGCGGGAGCCGGACAGGGGGCCTGCCGGCCCGCGTTCCAGGCGCTCACCGCCGAGGTTGTCGGCGCCGAGCGACGCCAGCAGGCCAACGCCGCGATGACGTTGGCGGTCCGCGCCACCACGCTCGGCGGCCCCTCCCTCACCGCCCTGCTCGCCCTCTGGCTCGACACCAGGACCCTGCTGCTCGCCATCGGTGCGCTCTGGCTGGTCGCCGCGCTGGTCCCGGGCCCCGGTGCCCCCCGGTCCGCGACCCGTACGGCCGAAGGCTCATCCTTCCTCGGCGAGTTCACCGAGGGTCTGCGTGAGGCACGGCGCCACCCGTGGTTCCTCGCCGGTCTCGGGGCCCTCACCACGGTCATCGCCACCGGCTACTCGGCGACCGGTGTCGCCCTGCCGCTCATCAGCCGCGACCGCTACGGCACCCAGTGGGTGCTCGCCGCGGCGATGACCGCCTACACCCTGGGCGCTCTCGCCGGCGCCCTCCTCATCGCCCGTCTCCGCCCGCGCGCACCGGGATGGGCGGCCCTGGCGGGACTCGGCTGCTATGGATTCGCGCCGCTCAGCCTGGTCTTCGACGTGCCGCCCGCCGTCGTGATCACGGCATACGTCCTGGCCGGGCTCGGCATCGAACTGTTCAACGTGCCCTGGTTCACGGCCACACAGCGCGAGGTCGCCCCCGACAAACTGGCGCGGGTCTCCGCCCTCGACTTCCTGCTGTCCTACGGTCTGGCCCCGGCCGCTCTGGCCCTGATGGCACCGGCGATCGACGCCCTGGGCACCCGTACCGTCCTCGCGGCCTGCGCGGTGCTGTGCTTCGCCGCACCGGCGACCGCGGCGCTGGTGCCCAGCAGCCGGGACTTCTCACGATAG
- a CDS encoding ABC transporter substrate-binding protein, protein MRPARLGIAALALALAAVGCGTTAGHTNSGDTADKKTEARKTTVRSCGRELSFHAAPQRAVALDQSSAEVLLALGLHQRMAGTSNLKTKIAPEYRDAYAQVPVLSPKILSSEQLRAAAPDLAVAGFTDYFTKDRVGTREELARLGLPSYVSAVDCPKHNQAGKSPFDLLFQDYTALGTVFGVQDRAARLVKEQRAVLDRAARTAGRVRGEPRIVWVYSVYGDTPYVAGRSAVPSEMSRLVGARNVFDDVDEDWPAVSWEQIASRNPDVIVVGDLSERGKPGDSAADKVKAMRADPLMSKLDAFTHQRVIEIPGTEMDPSVRAVSALPRLTAGMKELGYVR, encoded by the coding sequence ATGCGCCCTGCCCGCCTCGGAATCGCCGCCCTGGCCCTCGCCCTAGCCGCCGTCGGCTGCGGCACCACCGCCGGTCACACCAACAGCGGTGACACGGCGGACAAGAAGACCGAAGCCCGTAAGACGACGGTGCGCAGCTGTGGGCGGGAGCTCTCGTTCCACGCCGCGCCACAGCGGGCCGTCGCCCTCGACCAGTCCTCGGCGGAGGTCCTGCTGGCCCTGGGACTGCACCAGCGGATGGCCGGCACCTCCAACCTCAAAACGAAGATCGCCCCCGAGTACCGGGACGCCTACGCCCAAGTCCCCGTACTCAGCCCCAAGATCCTCAGCAGCGAGCAGCTGCGCGCCGCCGCCCCGGACCTCGCCGTCGCCGGGTTCACCGACTACTTCACCAAGGACCGCGTCGGCACCCGGGAGGAGCTGGCCCGGCTGGGACTGCCCTCCTACGTCAGCGCGGTTGACTGCCCGAAGCACAACCAGGCAGGCAAGTCGCCCTTCGACCTGCTGTTCCAGGACTACACCGCACTCGGCACGGTCTTCGGCGTCCAGGACCGCGCCGCCCGCCTCGTCAAGGAGCAGCGGGCCGTCCTGGACCGGGCCGCCCGGACCGCGGGCCGGGTCAGGGGCGAGCCGAGGATCGTCTGGGTCTACTCCGTCTACGGCGACACCCCCTACGTCGCGGGCCGGAGCGCCGTGCCGAGCGAGATGAGCCGACTGGTCGGCGCCAGGAACGTCTTCGACGACGTCGACGAGGACTGGCCCGCGGTCAGCTGGGAGCAGATAGCCTCCCGCAACCCGGACGTCATCGTCGTAGGTGACCTCTCCGAGCGGGGCAAGCCCGGTGACAGCGCTGCCGACAAGGTCAAGGCCATGCGCGCCGACCCGCTGATGTCCAAGCTCGACGCCTTCACCCACCAGCGCGTCATCGAGATCCCGGGCACCGAGATGGACCCCTCCGTACGCGCCGTCAGCGCCCTGCCGCGCCTGACCGCCGGGATGAAGGAGCTCGGCTATGTCCGCTAG
- a CDS encoding iron ABC transporter permease translates to MSASREAGTDARPTAGAGRPQPLGAVPPATPGRRVFALARPRAGAHTRAVPTGVLLLLALAVLLVSMAASVRIGTTDVSYADLLRTIGAHTGLDVAALPPLADSLVWELRIPRVLLAACVGAALAVCGAALQAVTRNALADPYLLGISSGASTGAVAVVVLGLGAGSLGVAGGAFAGALCSFGLLMLLLGRNGLDSVRLTLTGVVVAQLFTALTSLILMASGDGEMMRAITQWLLGSMTPARWDAVAVCAPVTAAALAVLCARATALDSYAFGADTAASLGIDVRATGTALLVVTSLMTAVAVAAVGQIGFVGLIVPHLVRFLVGPLHRVLLPFSALLGAVFLVWTDALARVAFTPQEVPVGVFTALLGAPLFLLVLRKRGQW, encoded by the coding sequence ATGTCCGCTAGCCGGGAAGCCGGCACGGACGCCCGGCCCACCGCTGGTGCCGGCCGGCCCCAGCCCCTGGGCGCCGTGCCACCAGCCACTCCGGGGCGGCGGGTCTTCGCCCTGGCGCGGCCGCGTGCGGGCGCGCACACCCGGGCCGTTCCCACCGGAGTGCTCCTGCTGCTGGCTCTCGCGGTCCTGCTCGTCTCCATGGCCGCCTCGGTCCGCATCGGCACCACCGACGTCAGCTACGCCGACCTGCTGCGCACCATCGGCGCCCACACCGGCCTGGACGTCGCGGCGCTGCCGCCGCTGGCCGACTCGCTCGTGTGGGAGCTGCGAATCCCGCGCGTCCTGCTGGCGGCCTGCGTGGGGGCCGCGCTCGCGGTGTGCGGAGCCGCACTGCAGGCCGTCACCCGCAACGCACTCGCCGACCCCTACCTCCTGGGGATCTCCTCGGGTGCTTCCACCGGCGCGGTCGCCGTCGTCGTCCTGGGCCTGGGTGCCGGTTCGCTCGGCGTGGCCGGCGGGGCGTTCGCCGGGGCCCTGTGCTCCTTCGGACTGCTGATGCTCCTCCTTGGCCGCAACGGCCTCGACTCGGTGCGCCTCACGCTCACCGGGGTGGTCGTGGCCCAGCTGTTCACCGCCCTGACCTCGCTGATCCTGATGGCCTCGGGCGACGGCGAGATGATGCGGGCGATCACCCAGTGGCTGCTGGGCTCCATGACCCCGGCCCGCTGGGACGCCGTGGCCGTCTGCGCCCCGGTGACCGCGGCCGCCCTGGCCGTGCTGTGCGCGCGTGCGACGGCCCTGGACAGCTACGCGTTCGGCGCCGACACCGCGGCCTCACTCGGCATCGACGTACGGGCGACGGGCACCGCGCTCCTGGTGGTGACGTCCCTGATGACCGCGGTGGCCGTGGCGGCGGTGGGGCAGATCGGCTTCGTGGGACTGATCGTTCCGCATCTCGTACGGTTCCTCGTCGGCCCGCTGCACCGGGTGCTGCTGCCGTTCTCGGCCCTGCTCGGCGCGGTCTTCCTGGTGTGGACCGACGCGCTCGCCCGGGTCGCGTTCACCCCGCAGGAGGTGCCCGTCGGTGTGTTCACGGCGCTGCTCGGCGCACCGCTGTTCCTGCTCGTCCTGCGCAAGCGGGGGCAATGGTGA
- a CDS encoding ABC transporter ATP-binding protein yields the protein MVRITAEGLTWRAGGVTVVDGVDLDIAEGETVGLIGPNGSGKSSLLRCLAGLRTPSAGQVHHGGQAIHGLGARRIAQRLAFVEQSSETDSELRVLDVVGLGRTPFQNRWRGLGAHDMAIVAAALDRLGLADLAARPWKELSGGERQRAHLARALAQQPDAILLDEPTNHLDVKHQLELLHLLATTDRTVLVALHDLSLAARYCDRLLLLHHGRLIADGPPDDVLTPARLAEVFEVDARIGPDPLGRTAVTYHGPLPRPETAPAPPTSRRERRHERRQPHP from the coding sequence ATGGTGAGGATCACCGCCGAAGGGCTCACCTGGCGCGCCGGCGGCGTGACCGTCGTGGACGGCGTCGACCTGGACATCGCCGAGGGCGAGACGGTGGGCCTCATCGGACCCAACGGCTCGGGCAAGTCCTCGCTGCTGCGCTGCCTGGCCGGGCTGCGTACGCCCAGCGCCGGGCAGGTCCACCACGGCGGGCAGGCGATCCACGGCCTCGGCGCCCGCCGCATCGCCCAGCGCCTCGCCTTCGTCGAGCAGAGCAGCGAGACCGACAGCGAACTGCGGGTCCTCGACGTGGTCGGGCTCGGCCGCACGCCCTTCCAGAACCGCTGGCGCGGCCTCGGTGCCCACGACATGGCGATCGTCGCTGCCGCCCTTGACCGCCTGGGCCTGGCCGACCTGGCCGCACGCCCGTGGAAGGAACTGTCCGGCGGCGAACGCCAACGCGCCCATCTGGCACGGGCCCTGGCCCAGCAGCCGGACGCGATCCTCCTGGACGAGCCGACCAACCACCTGGACGTCAAACACCAGCTGGAGCTGCTGCACCTGCTCGCCACCACCGACCGGACCGTTCTGGTCGCCCTGCACGACCTGTCCCTGGCCGCCCGCTACTGCGACCGGCTGCTCCTCCTCCACCACGGCCGCCTGATCGCCGACGGTCCACCCGACGACGTCCTGACCCCGGCCCGCCTCGCCGAGGTCTTCGAAGTCGACGCGCGGATCGGCCCCGACCCCCTGGGACGGACCGCCGTCACCTACCACGGCCCCCTGCCCCGGCCGGAGACCGCTCCGGCGCCCCCAACTTCCCGAAGAGAGAGAAGACATGAACGTCGACAGCCTCATCCGTGA